TCATTTAAGGTGAAAAAAAATGACATTACCATACTTGGTATTGAATAAAGATGAGCGGTTTATAAACCATAACAAGAGACATAGCAACAACCATAACAAGAGACATAGCAACCTCATGTACAAGAGATTACCCACTAGTTTTTTCGATATGGTACTCAAGTTAGGATATAAATGTTTTCAATTAATACGCGTTGTTGATAGAACAAAGTTGTATCTTCGATGTGGGACAAACTGAAAGCATGAAAACAACTAATGCTTAAACAAAAGAAGCATTACCCATCGGTAAAAATTAATGCCTTTACGAATGTATATTACATAATCCTAATAAACCGGTCTCTTACCAATTATACATTTTTAGTGATTTTGGGGAGCTTGTGACGATATAAAAATATGTGTAGGTATGGTAGTTTTGGTGGGCTCGTTCGTGAAGAGTGAGGAGTGGTGGTGTAGTGGTTTTGGCTCGCTGATAGTGATTAGTGAGCAGTGTTTGGCTGTGTTGGTGGTTGTGGCTCATGTGGTGGCTCTCGTGGGataatctcataaataaaatcatgttttgttttgttgtaatTTTGGCACCCCaattaaattaacttaaattaagttAATTTTGGATTATGCAAGTTCATAAAAGTTCAAATTCTATAATTTTAGTTCAAAAAAAGTTTAGATTCCTTAAATTTAGTTTATATCGTATAAGTCAAGTTCAACAAAATTCATATCTTAGAAGTTCAATTCTAGTTAAGTCAAAAGAACATGGCAAAACTTTTAATTGTGCCTCGGATAATTCATTAATAAGTCAAAACCTCAAAATTGTCCAATTTCATTAAAAAAAAGCTATTAGGTCCAGCAAAATACTCGGTTAGGTTAAGTATCTATCTTCATTCTAAAATGAGGCAACCAAACATTGAAATGGATATATGTAAACCGAGCCACTTCCacaatatttttttctttttagaTTCATCAAAAGAATCATTGTAAAGTGACCAACCCTGAATAGCCCGACCCACAATTGTCCCAATCTAAAATCCTACTTTTGAGTCAAACTCCGCTGATACACTCAATATTAACTACATTAAAACAAAGAAACCGATTGTTTCTGATAATTCGGCTGAGGGGAGACTGGGTAGGGAGAGGGGAGACGACGGTAGAGATGAAGGGGAGGATGAGAGGACTGAGGGGAAGAATGCTAACCAGGATGTGGGAGATGCTAGGATGGGCGAGGAGATGTCTCTGCAAGTCAAGGGAAGTATAGAGGGGTCGAAGGTGGGCACTTGGAGGAGGCTGGAACGAGATTCAAGGGAGGGAAGTATCAATACCGATGATGGGGAGCTAAGTGGGGGGAAGAGGGGACGAGAGATGGATATAGAAGGGGATGAGGAATGGTGTCATGTGTCGAAGAAGTTTCATTTTATGATGGGTGTACCTTCACCTGAGGCGGTGGTTGAGCCTACTCAACCCCGCCGGGCATCATGAGTCTGTTGAGCCTTAACtgtcggggcttgggcaaccccgaTGCAGTAGGCGGCCTTAGAAACCTCGTTAGGAGGGAAGCCCCTGCTATTGCTTTTCTTTACGAGACGAAGCTTAGCAGTATGGAGTTTAGGAGAGTTAGGGCGTGCTTAAATAACTACGATGGTGTGAAGTGGATAGTTTGGGAAGATCGGGGGGTCTTGCTTTTATGTGGAGGAGTGACTTGGCCTGTACTTTACGATCGTCGTCAGTGCATCATATCGACTGCGATGTTCAGCTACAGGATAACAAATGGCGTGTGACCGTTTTTATGGATGGCCTATGGTGAGTGACAGACATTTATCTTGGCAGCTGTTGCGACTGTTACATGAAGAATGCGATGGCCCGTGGGTTTGTATGGGGGACTTTAGTGAAATTTTGTACACTACGGAGATGAGAGGGGGTGTGAGAGCGCAATGGAAAATGAACAATTTTCGGGATGCGGTCAATGATTATGGGTTGCGTGATATTAGTTTCGAGGGTCTTGAGTTTACGTATGATAATGGACAAGCTGATGATGTTAATAGACAATGCCGCCTGGATCGAGCTATGGCTAATGAGGCATGGTTTGAGTTATTCCCATATGCGAAATTGGAACACTTATTACGAGAATGGTCGGATCATGTGCCGATAAAGCTACATTTGGAGCGTGATACGAGGGCAAGGGGTGGTAGGAAATTATTCTGATTTGAGCAGGCTTGGGTAGGGGAGGAGGGATGCGAAGATACCATCCGTCTAGCATGGGGTGGGGGCGAGGAGAATATTCTGGATAAATTAAGTCGATGTGGGGAGGAGTTGATGGCTTGTAAAGGCACGAGTATTGGTAAGGTTCTGCGGGATATCCAAAGAAAATGTAAGCAGCTCAGTAGAATTAATGAGGAGGAACGATCTGTAGTCCGAGTGCAGGAACGAAATAGGTTGGTGAAGAAGATTGCTAAGCTGCTCAAACAAGAAGAAATGTTTTGGCGACAGAGACCACGTGCTATTTGGCTGCGGGAAGGGGACAAAAATACCAAGTACTTCCATAGAAAGGCGTGCCAACGACGAGAG
This sequence is a window from Silene latifolia isolate original U9 population chromosome 8, ASM4854445v1, whole genome shotgun sequence. Protein-coding genes within it:
- the LOC141594605 gene encoding uncharacterized protein LOC141594605; amino-acid sequence: MACDRFYGWPMVSDRHLSWQLLRLLHEECDGPWVCMGDFSEILYTTEMRGGVRAQWKMNNFRDAVNDYGLRDISFEGLEFTYDNGQADDVNRQCRLDRAMANEAWFELFPYAKLEHLLREWSDHVPIKLHLERDTRARGGRKLF